TGATCGCAGCTGCGCATTCAGGTTGTTTCGCTATGAAATTAAGCTTCGTGTTAGGCGGCGCCGGTTTCACTGCCGATTCACTGGATGTAACTTCTACCGTTGCCCTGGAAGATGGCAAGATCACCAGCTCACACCTGGTATTAAAAGCCAAAATTCCCGGTATCAGTGCCGAAAAATTCAAAGAGTGTGCTGATGATGCAAAGGCTAACTGCCCTGTGAGCAAAGTGTTGAATTGTGAAATCACATTGGATGCTTCTTTAGTGTAAGATAAATCTTTGTGTGTAGTGAAAGATTCCCGGTCTTATGTGGCCGGTTCAGGTTACAAGTTGCAGGTTTCAGGGAATACAAATTTCATTTATTTGAAACTGTATTTTTCCCTGCAACCTGGAACCTGAGTTCATAAGACGATCCTGAACATCCTGTGTGAAGTCGAAGTATCGAAGGATCTGACTATAAAGACCGAGCGGAGTCGACGGCTCCGGTTTTATCTTCGTGCCTTGCCGGGTCGCGGCTATTTGCCGTTTGCCGTCTGCCATCTAAAGCCTCCATAAACCACTATACATTCTCCCTATACATACTGCCGGTTAAATGCCCCCAGCTCCGGGCCGGCTCCACCTAAGTCCCGTATATGACCCGTACATATCTCGTACATGTCTCGTATATGTTCCGTTCCTTTATAGGTACGAGACATCCAGGGGATACCATGGTAATATTAATGTGGTATTAAGGACACAGTGCAGGAACCAGCCCCGGGCAGACCTGGAACCGGTGGCAATTTGATGCAGATAAAACAGAATGGGAGGTACAAACGAAAAAAGCTAATATTTTTTGCAGGCAGCCTTGATGAAGTGCTGAAGATTTTTAGCTACTGCCGGTTTTTGCATGTAGGCACTTTGAATAAAGTTAATTTATAACCCATTTATGTTATTGAATTATTCCATTATTTCTTATCCTGTCCATCTCAAAAATCCCACCAATCCCAGTTCAGATAATTTAGTAAAAAATCAGCAGGCGCCTTGCAACACTTTTTAATGACTGCCCGTCTTCGGTTTTAGTAATATTAATTTGCTAAATCGGTTTAAATCTATACATTCAGCATCTAAAATAATATGCTTATCAGTATGAAGAAGAACAAAAAAACTAACCAGTCATCACGGCGGGAATTCCTGAAAAACACTTCCCTGGCCGCTGCCGGATTCTTCATTGTTCCGCGGCATGTATTGGGCAAAGGTTACATTGCGCCCAGTGATAAATTAAATATTGCCGGCATTGGTGTTGGTGGAAAAGGAACCAGCGATCTGGCCGAATTTGCCAAAAGCCCTAAAGTAAATATTGTGGCGTTGGTTGATGTAGACGATCGCCAGGCAGTGAAATCGCGCCAGAGTTTCCCCAATGCGAAATACTACAAGGATTTTCGCGAAATGCTCGACAAAGAGAAAAATAATATCGATGCCTGTTCTGTTTCAACGCCTGATAACTGCCACGCTGTAGCGGCCCTGTCGGCTATGCAGCTGGGTAAGCATGTGTACGTTCAAAAACCATTGACCCACGATATTTATGAAGCCCGTATTCTTACCGAAGCGGCTAAACGCTACAAAGTAGTTACCCAAATGGGCAACCAGGGCGGCTCCGGCGATGGTGTTCGTAAAATGAAGGAAATGGTGGATGCCGGCATGGTTGGCGATGTGCATACAGTACATTGCTGGACTAACCGTCCCGTTTGGCCCCAGGGTATTCCTACGCCAACCGGTAATTTTGATATTCCAAAAGAGTTGGATTGGGACCTGTGGCTGGGCCCCGCCAGGAAAATAGATTATAATCCCGCTTACCTGCCTTTTAACTGGCGTGGCTGGTGGGCTTTTGGTACCGGCGCCCTGGGCGATATGGCCTGCCATATCATGGACCCCGTGTTCCGGATTCTGCCTATCGACTATCCTTCTTCTGTTGAGTGCAGTGTGGCTACCATTTATAAAGAAATGTGGAACGACAGCATGAACCCCGACGGCTGTCCGCCTTCGTCGATCATGCACCTGACGTATCCTAAAAAAGATGGCAAAGGAACTATTAAAGTGAGCTGGCATGATGGTGGTTTAACTCCTGAGCGCCCCGAAGAACTGTTGCCCGAAGAACCCATGGGTAACTGGGATGGTGGTGTTATTATGGAAGGCACCAAAGGAAAGATCATGTGCGATTGTTATGGCGCTAACCCACGTTTATTGCCTACCCATCTGAATCAGGAAAAGAAAATGCCTGCAGAAAGGATCAAACGCGTTCCTGAAGGCCACTATGTTCAGTGGGTAAATGCCTGTATCGATGGCTATGGCAAAGGCGAAACCAGTTCTCCATTTGATTATGCCGGACCGTTTACAGAAAGCATTCTGATGGGTAACCTGGCTATCCGCAGCTTTATGATGAAAAATCCATCAGCAAAAGGCGATAACAAATATCCCGGCAGAAAACGCCTGTTATGGGATGCGAAAAATATGAAGATCACCAACTTTGATGAAGCCAACCAGTTTGTGAAGAGAGAGTATCGGGAAGGTTGGAAGTTGGTAATGTAATATTGAATATTGAATGTTGAATATTGAATGTCGAAGTGAAAACCACTTCATCATTCAATATTCAATATTCGACATTCGTTATTCGTTTTCAGGATCAGTCGTGTCTGTAGTATCAGTATCTGTTGTATCGGGCTTCTCTTCAATCGTAATCAGTTCAGACAGCGCTAACAATTCTTTTTGCTTGTAGCTGTTCTTTTCATCAGTAAAGCATTTACTGAATTCTTCCATCAAAAACTGGATCACCCGTTTATTGGAAAGCTGTTTGAAGTAGGAGGCAGCCGGCGCCACGTTTATGCGCTTGAAATAATTCTCTACATCTTTATGCGTGAATACCTGTCCGCTCATGGGATCGATGAAGAACTCTGTTTTGTACAGCGGGTTTTCTACGTGGCGGGTAAAGTCGTAATCTGTTTTAAAATAACCTAACACAAACTGGTGCGGTATATTGATGGCACGAACCGGTACATCGAGCAATTCGCACAAGATGAGGTACAGGATGCCATTGGCAATGGTATTGCCGCGTTTTGCTTCCAGTTGTTTATTGATCAGGAACTCCTCGGGATTCTGATAACCGATCTCTGCGCCGCGTAAATTGAAATAATTATACAAAATGCTGGTCACTACATTTACCTGCTCCAGGGGAGTGAGGTAGCTGTTGAGTTCGAGCCAGATGTTGCGGCGTAATTTTTCAACTTCCTGGTAAACCTGTGCGGTAACCAGGTCGGGG
The Niastella koreensis GR20-10 genome window above contains:
- a CDS encoding OsmC family protein gives rise to the protein MKRTATAVWNGSGKDGSGNLTTQSTTLNKTQYSYKSRFEEGVGTNPEELIAAAHSGCFAMKLSFVLGGAGFTADSLDVTSTVALEDGKITSSHLVLKAKIPGISAEKFKECADDAKANCPVSKVLNCEITLDASLV
- a CDS encoding Gfo/Idh/MocA family protein, whose product is MKKNKKTNQSSRREFLKNTSLAAAGFFIVPRHVLGKGYIAPSDKLNIAGIGVGGKGTSDLAEFAKSPKVNIVALVDVDDRQAVKSRQSFPNAKYYKDFREMLDKEKNNIDACSVSTPDNCHAVAALSAMQLGKHVYVQKPLTHDIYEARILTEAAKRYKVVTQMGNQGGSGDGVRKMKEMVDAGMVGDVHTVHCWTNRPVWPQGIPTPTGNFDIPKELDWDLWLGPARKIDYNPAYLPFNWRGWWAFGTGALGDMACHIMDPVFRILPIDYPSSVECSVATIYKEMWNDSMNPDGCPPSSIMHLTYPKKDGKGTIKVSWHDGGLTPERPEELLPEEPMGNWDGGVIMEGTKGKIMCDCYGANPRLLPTHLNQEKKMPAERIKRVPEGHYVQWVNACIDGYGKGETSSPFDYAGPFTESILMGNLAIRSFMMKNPSAKGDNKYPGRKRLLWDAKNMKITNFDEANQFVKREYREGWKLVM
- a CDS encoding transglutaminase family protein, with product MEENKEISALFHLIDDPDEEVFNLVSTRIIDYGKGIIPNLENLWENTVSEDVQERIEMLIHRLHYRDLTEELTQWNNNAHQDLLTGALIVARFQFPDLVTAQVYQEVEKLRRNIWLELNSYLTPLEQVNVVTSILYNYFNLRGAEIGYQNPEEFLINKQLEAKRGNTIANGILYLILCELLDVPVRAINIPHQFVLGYFKTDYDFTRHVENPLYKTEFFIDPMSGQVFTHKDVENYFKRINVAPAASYFKQLSNKRVIQFLMEEFSKCFTDEKNSYKQKELLALSELITIEEKPDTTDTDTTDTTDPENE